Proteins encoded in a region of the Zea mays cultivar B73 chromosome 2, Zm-B73-REFERENCE-NAM-5.0, whole genome shotgun sequence genome:
- the LOC541973 gene encoding histone one (H1) 101 — MPALAKPASRTAKPAAAPKPKPAAAKPKAATAGASHPPYFEMIKEAITALKERTGSSSQAIAKYVGDKHGASLPANFKKMLSIQLRGSAAKGKLVKVKASYKLSDAAKKASPKTKAKPAKAAAAKTTAPKPAKAAAAKSKKAAAAKPKKAAAAGTKRKVPEKKVVAKPKKSPAAKAKAKPKTVKSPASKKARKASA, encoded by the exons ATGCCTGCCCTCGCCAAGCCCGCCTCCCGCACCGCCAAGCCCGCCGCGGCTCCGAAGCCGAAGCCTGCCGCCGCCAAGCCGAAGGCGGCCACCGCTGGTGCCTCCCACCCGCCTTACTTCGAG atgatcaaggaggctatcaCGGCGCTCAAGGAGAGGACCGGCTCCAGCTCGCAAGCGATCGCCAAGTATGTGGGGGACAAGCACGGCGCGTCTCTGCCGGCCAACTTCAAGAAGATGCTTTCCATCCAGCTCCGTGGGTCCGCAGCCAAGGGCAAGCTCGTGAAGGTCAAGGCTTCGTACAAGCTCTCGGACGCCGCCAAGAAGGCATCCCCCAAGACCAAGGCTAAGCCGGCAAAGGCCGCCGCTGCCAAGACCACCGCCCCCAAGccggccaaggccgccgccgccAAGTCAAAGAAGGCAGCGGCTGCCAAGCCAAAGAAGGCCGCTGCTGCTGGGACCAAGCGCAAAGTGCCCGAGAAGAAGGTCGTGGCGAAGCCGAAGAAGTCCCCCGCCGCCAAGGCCAAGGCCAAGCCGAAGACCGTGAAGTCCCCTGCCTCCAAGAAGGCACGGAAGGCCTCCGCATGA